The following proteins are encoded in a genomic region of Sparus aurata chromosome 11, fSpaAur1.1, whole genome shotgun sequence:
- the shroom2a gene encoding protein Shroom2 isoform X3 — MDTEGYKNDPHYTEAESLWHVMQKSGDLDPRSRDGEAWKLVEFYLTGGAPWGFTLRGGLEHREPLLITKVEEGSKAAAVSLQVGDELVNINEIPLSGFRQEAICLVKGSHKTLSLVVKRRNEPISRPHSWHSTKFNESQSETAKTQSPPIPVWQTRYDASSSSTDLSSGWEQTNLRRVSDQFSSHGSMDSLEHVSHPYSAGQLSPAKSNNSMEHLGGGKRDSAYSSFSTSSGTPDYTLSKSNAASTENMLYKFSQWDAGGKHNNGRNSQIVNEGVKQDDRVAYFQMPGVGTGCEGPQTEDLAGSRHSTSSRISYGPVWHVPEKKKTASPSPPPPPPPARSDSFAATKVHERGLVIAQPEGPEAHVSSKASTESRRSHNLSPKNDSDGFYVTSDKSNHNQFNSNKQYSLSSSDVRQGQPSHQRHHSDKGTFYSQPWATSVPKPQNVGGYYCSMQELPTNGSGQHFGQNQRKNLSTSLSTAASDQNTDSSGHSRYYCVTTCQPNPQPMSGKSEDRRSVTGVDLAQTGTEQNSLSPQTVNKVKYHLPQQQQHSSHIKDSNGYSKHQVTTVLETHVTKPSSDDRGNQRGHNTQNPEAHFMSYPSNRQSEQRRSLPLQHRELPQDVRHYSQVSNKICPQATPMLHSLSMDAAGQEARGPNSEESIESKQARRSDRFATTLRNEIQMRKAKLQKSKSAAALPGSEGETEDDHDIWKSAENAAPTSADGSFTNTYKVNLKEAQARVLKATSFRRKDLEPVLLEHPAAEALPNYPSSALTRKDVTPLPTVSESVMSKSGPAGGQVTRIGGRKRFPAEKKGRSFSEPDKIHEVGVKEDLPHDENASSSLDKQRRVKQRGKPSFPSPIPARSYTENPTETRARGLSTTSETEDTITGREYTEEVQGGPYSAHKLSILDQQRLGTFAEYEAKWNIQKKNPETRASGRYRSADNILDPGPERTKTTCFHERSRSSPSADIYGQKIQVPARKSETEYSQTEEPAEPLNAATGFSDRGPADCKVREKPVEFEHYSAPPPPPMTGANPDSRDRAAPATVNHRPTFISHSVTESVGPQPEGHTETPSGLRRKPPVLENPPRCPEVDTGSQSEILTHSSPNSASAPSHAAKGDSEQGKGLVDKGQGAVHHLSTSNPQPASSPPASSHRHSGPATMERQRSPSPQFSPQRLSDKPPLSLQDEDTNGMEHVIENQTSAVKKVPIRIVHSEGVTEKEKSPFLQHTDTPTVEAEGPGGTRLGSLGAAGQDSVFCAFTRQKEPDSTPAARTDPKHQAEAYMNTVKDHINSTGQQPADEPSRVTVISGLSEDQKREELARDIMGKDKSLADILDQSKMKTTMDLMEGIFPQEEQLLEGAHQRRKVSPKQTVPRPAEEREKEDSMAAAVTMVTSSTYYSTSAPKAELLLQMKDMQEQEEEDSEDELDIDLANKKQELIDSLSKKLQVLREARESLQEDILDNNALGDEVEARVQDVCKPNELDKFRMFVGDLDKVVSLLLSLSGRLARVENALNSLEEDATAEERRTLVEKRKLLIRQHEDAKELKENLDRRERAVYEILGNCLQEDSLTDYEHFVKMKSALIIEQRKLEDKIKLGEEQLKCLMDSLPIEQRLAF, encoded by the exons ATGGATACTGAGGGATACAAAAATGATCCACACTACACAGAAGCAGAGAGCCTTTGGCATGTGATGCAGAAATCAGGAGATCTGGATCCAAGGAGCAGAGATGGTGAGGCCTGGAAGCTGGTGGAATTTTATCTAACAGGAGGAGCACCATGGGGATTTACACTCCGAGGGGGATTGGAGCATCGAGAACCTCTGCTCATAACCAAG GTCGAGGAGGGCAGCAAGGCAGCAGCTGTGAGTCTCCAGGTGGGAGACGAGCTTGTCAACATCAACGAGATTCCCCTGAGTGGCTTCAGACAGGAGGCGATCTGCCTAGTGAAAGGCTCCCATAAGACCCTCAGTCTGGTGGTGAAAAG GCGGAATGAACCCATAAGCAGGCCTCACTCCTGGCACTCCACCAAGTTCAACGAAAGCCAATCAGAGACTGCCAAAACGCAGTCTCCACCCATACCAGTCTGGCAGACCAGATATGATGCAAG CTCATCCTCGACTGACCTCTCCTCTGGCTGGGAGCAGACAAACCTGCGCAGAGTGTCCGACCAGTTCAGCTCTCACGGCAGTATGGACAGTCTAGAACATGTCTCACACCCGTACTCTGCCGGTCAGCTTTCACCTGCAAAGTCCAACAACAGCATGGAGCATCTCGGAGGAGGGAAACGTGACTCGGCCTACAGCTCCTTCTCCACCAGCTCTGGCACACCAGACTATACCCTCTCAAAGAGCAACGCTGCCTCGACAGAGAACATGCTCTATAAATTCAGTCAGTGGGATGCGGGAGGAAAGCACAACAATGGCAGAAACAGCCAGATTGTGAATGAGGGAGTCAAACAGGATGACAGGGTGGCGTACTTCCAGATGCCAGGAGTTGGTACAGGCTGTGAGGGTCCACAAACTGAGGATTTGGCTGGCTCCCGCCATTCCACTTCAAGCAGAATCAGCTATGGACCTGTTTGGCATGTccctgaaaaaaagaagacagcttccccctctcctcccccaccccctccacctGCACGCAGTGACAGTTTTGCTGCAACAAAAGTACATGAAAGGGGGCTCGTTATAGCTCAGCCTGAAGGACCTGAAGCACATGTTTCCAGTAAGGCTTCAACTGAAAGTCGCCGCAGCCACAACTTATCCCCGAAAAATGACAGTGATGGGTTTTATGTTACATCTGATAAATCAAATCATAACCAGTTCAACTCAAACAAGCAGTACTCCCTGTCCAGCAGTGATGTTCGACAAGGCCAGCCCTCCCATCAGAGACACCATAGTGACAAAGGCACTTTTTATTCTCAGCCCTGGGCTACATCTGTACCAAAGCCACAGAATGTAGGTGGCTACTATTGTAGCATGCAGGAACTGCCTACTAACGGTTCTGGACAACACTTTGGTCAGAACCAGAGAAAAAACTTAAGCACCTCCCTGTCTACTGCTGCCAGTGaccaaaacactgacagcagtGGACATAGCCGATACTACTGTGTCACAACATGTCAGCCTAACCCGCAGCCCATGTCAGGAAAATcagaggacaggaggagtgtCACTGGTGTAGACCTGGCACAGACTGGGACTGAGCAGAACTCTCTGAGCCCACAGACAGTCAACAAAGTGAAGTATCATCTGCCCCAACAGCAGCAACACTCCTCACACATTAAAGACAGCAATGGATACAGCAAGCACCAAGTTACAACTGTACTAGAAACCCATGTAACTAAACCCAGCTCTGATGATAGGGGAAACCAGAgaggacacaacacacaaaatccAGAAGCTCACTTCATGAGTTATCCTTCTAACAGACAGTCTGAACAGCGGAGGTCACTGCCACTCCAACATAGAGAATTACCCCAAGACGTCAGACATTACAGCCAAGTGAGCAACAAGATCTGCCCCCAGGCGACCCCCATGCTTCACTCTCTGTCTATGGACGCTGCAGGCCAGGAGGCGAGAGGCCCAAACTCAGAGGAGTCCATCGAAAGCAAGCAGGCGAGACGCAGTGACCGCTTTGCCACCACATTAAGGAATGAAATCCAGATGAGAAAAGCCAAGCTGCAGAAAAGTAAGAGTGCAGCAGCCCTTCCTGGTAGCGAGGGCGAGACTGAGGACGATCACGATATCTGGAAATCCGCTGAAAACGCCGCCCCTACCTCTGCAGATGGCTCCTTCACCAACACCTACAAGGTTAATCTGAAGGAAGCACAAGCAAGGGTGCTCAAGGCGACATCTTTCAGGAGAAAAGACCTCGAGCCAGTCTTACTTGAGCATCCTGCAGCTGAGGCCTTGCCTAACTACCCATCCTCAGCGCTGACCCGTAAAGATGTCACCCCTCTGCCAACTGTCTCAGAGTCTGTAATGAGTAAATCGGGGCCTGCCGGAGGTCAAGTGACTCGCATTGGTGGTCGAAAGCGCTTTCCTGCAGAAAAGAAGGGAAGGTCTTTCTCTGAACCAGACAAAATCCATGAAGTTGGGGTGAAGGAAGATCTCCCTCACGATGAAAATGCAAGCTCCTCACTAGACAAACAGAGGCGGGTAAAACAAAGGGGGAAGCCCTCTTTTCCCAGTCCGATTCCCGCTAGGAGCTATACTGAGAACCCCACGGAGACAAGGGCCAGAGGTCTTTCCACAACCAGTGAAACAGAGGACACAATAACAGGCAGAGAATACACTGAAGAGGTCCAGGGAGGTCCTTACTCAGCACATAAGCTGTCCATCTTAGACCAGCAAAGGCTGGGCACCTTCGCTGAGTATGAGGCAAAGTGGAATATACAGAAGAAAAACCCAGAAACAAGAGCCTCTGGGCGATACCGGTCAGCTGATAACATCCTGGATCCAGGACCAGAGAGGACCAAAACCACCTGTTTCCACGAGAGATCCCGATCGTCTCCTTCTGCTGACATCTATGGACAG AAGATTCAAGTTCCTGCAAGAAAGTCTGAGACAGAATATTCCCAGACGGAGGAACCTGCTGAACCGCTCAACGCTGCCACAGG GTTCTCTGACAGAGGGCCCGCTGACTGTAAAGTGAGAGAAAAGCCTGTGGAGTTTGAACATTACTCAGCGCCACCCCCTCCGCCCATGACAGGAGCCAACcctgacagcagagacagagctgCCCCGGCTACCGTGAACCACAGACCCACATTTATCTCCCACAGTGTCACAGAGTCTGTTGGACCTCAGCCCGAGGGCCACACCGAGACTCCATCTGGGCTGAGGAGGAAGCCCCCTGTGCTGGAGAACCCACCCAGATGCCCAGAGGTCGACACTGGTTCCCAGAGCGAAATCCTCACCCACAGCTCTCCTAACTCCGCCTCTGCCCCCTCCCACGCTGCAAAGGGAGATTCTGAGCAGGGCAAAGGACTTGTGGACAAAGGACAAGGGGCAGTACATCATCTGTCAACATCCAATCCTCagcctgcctcctctcccccagCTTCCTCCCACAGACACTCAGGGCCTGCAACTATGGAGAGACAGCGCTCTCCATCTCCACAGTTTTCCCCTCAGAGACTCAGTGACAAGCCGCCGCTCTCTCTTCAGGATGAAGACACAAACGG GATGGAGCATGTGATAGAAAACCAAACTTCTGCTGTGAAGAAAGTGCCCATCAGGATTGTCCACTCAGAAGGAGtcacagagaaggagaagagtcCGTTTTTGCAGCACACCGACACTCCTACTGTTGAGGCTGAGGGTCCTGGTGGAACCAGGCTGGGGAGTCTGGGAGCTGCAGGGCAGGACTCGGTCTTCTGCGCCTTTACTCGCCAGAAGGAGCCCGACAGTACGCCGGCCGCTCGGACGGACCCAAAGCATCAGGCAGAGGCATACATGAACACTGTTAAAGATCACATCAACTCTACCGGTCAGCAGCCTGCAGACGAGCCCAGCAGGGTGACCGTAATCTCAGGACTGTCTGAGGATCaaaagagagaggagctggCCAGGGACATCATGGGGAAGGATAAATCACTGGCTGATATTCTTGACCAGAGCAAGATGAAGACCACCATGGACTTGATGGAGGGGATCTTCCCTCAGGAGGAGCAGCTCTTGGAGGGAGCTCACCAGCGCAGGAAGGTGTCCCCGAAACAGACGGTCCCCCGGCCTGCTGAGGAAAG GGAAAAGGAGGACAGTATGGCGGCAGCTGTCACCATGGTGACCAGCTCTACATATTACAGCACATCTGCTCCCAAAGCTGAGCTCCTTCTTCAGATGAAGGACatgcaggagcaggaggaggaagactcTGAAGATGAACTAGACATTGACCTGGCCAACAAGAAG CAAGAGCTGATCGACAGCCTGAGCAAGAAGCTTCAAGTGTTGCGGGAGGCACGGGAGAGTCTTCAGGAGGACATCCTCGACAACAACGCTCTGGGTGACGAGGTGGAGGCCCGAGTCCAGGATGTCTGCAAACCCAACGAGCTGGACAAGTTCAGGATGTTTGTCGGGGACTTGGACAAGGTGGTGAGCCTGCTGCTGTCCCTGTCAGGCCGCCTGGCCAGAGTGGAGAATGCCCTGAACAGTCTGGAGGAGGACGCTACTGCTGAGGAGAGG CGTACATTGGTTGAGAAGAGGAAGCTGCTGATTCGACAGCACGAGGACGcgaaggagctgaaggagaacCTGGACCGCAGAGAACGCGCGGTTTACGAGATCCTGGGCAACTGCCTGCAGGAGGACAGCCTTACGGACTACGAGCACTTTGTCAAGATGAAGTCTGCGCTCATCATCGAGCAGCGCAAGCTTGAGGATAAAATCAAACTGGGCGAGGAGCAGCTCAAGTGTCTGATGGACAGTCTGCCCATAGAGCAGAGGCTGGCCTTTTGA
- the shroom2a gene encoding protein Shroom2 isoform X4, with translation MSLYFGLSLKCLWNVVPDQHAGTTGLTSSLISLYDLLDYTFLLCVHFELLHPDVWNMKMDIVTQKMPSENDVHVARSFLTKILRSSMRKNHFKGRNEPISRPHSWHSTKFNESQSETAKTQSPPIPVWQTRYDASSSSTDLSSGWEQTNLRRVSDQFSSHGSMDSLEHVSHPYSAGQLSPAKSNNSMEHLGGGKRDSAYSSFSTSSGTPDYTLSKSNAASTENMLYKFSQWDAGGKHNNGRNSQIVNEGVKQDDRVAYFQMPGVGTGCEGPQTEDLAGSRHSTSSRISYGPVWHVPEKKKTASPSPPPPPPPARSDSFAATKVHERGLVIAQPEGPEAHVSSKASTESRRSHNLSPKNDSDGFYVTSDKSNHNQFNSNKQYSLSSSDVRQGQPSHQRHHSDKGTFYSQPWATSVPKPQNVGGYYCSMQELPTNGSGQHFGQNQRKNLSTSLSTAASDQNTDSSGHSRYYCVTTCQPNPQPMSGKSEDRRSVTGVDLAQTGTEQNSLSPQTVNKVKYHLPQQQQHSSHIKDSNGYSKHQVTTVLETHVTKPSSDDRGNQRGHNTQNPEAHFMSYPSNRQSEQRRSLPLQHRELPQDVRHYSQVSNKICPQATPMLHSLSMDAAGQEARGPNSEESIESKQARRSDRFATTLRNEIQMRKAKLQKSKSAAALPGSEGETEDDHDIWKSAENAAPTSADGSFTNTYKVNLKEAQARVLKATSFRRKDLEPVLLEHPAAEALPNYPSSALTRKDVTPLPTVSESVMSKSGPAGGQVTRIGGRKRFPAEKKGRSFSEPDKIHEVGVKEDLPHDENASSSLDKQRRVKQRGKPSFPSPIPARSYTENPTETRARGLSTTSETEDTITGREYTEEVQGGPYSAHKLSILDQQRLGTFAEYEAKWNIQKKNPETRASGRYRSADNILDPGPERTKTTCFHERSRSSPSADIYGQKIQVPARKSETEYSQTEEPAEPLNAATGFSDRGPADCKVREKPVEFEHYSAPPPPPMTGANPDSRDRAAPATVNHRPTFISHSVTESVGPQPEGHTETPSGLRRKPPVLENPPRCPEVDTGSQSEILTHSSPNSASAPSHAAKGDSEQGKGLVDKGQGAVHHLSTSNPQPASSPPASSHRHSGPATMERQRSPSPQFSPQRLSDKPPLSLQDEDTNGMEHVIENQTSAVKKVPIRIVHSEGVTEKEKSPFLQHTDTPTVEAEGPGGTRLGSLGAAGQDSVFCAFTRQKEPDSTPAARTDPKHQAEAYMNTVKDHINSTGQQPADEPSRVTVISGLSEDQKREELARDIMGKDKSLADILDQSKMKTTMDLMEGIFPQEEQLLEGAHQRRKVSPKQTVPRPAEEREKEDSMAAAVTMVTSSTYYSTSAPKAELLLQMKDMQEQEEEDSEDELDIDLANKKQELIDSLSKKLQVLREARESLQEDILDNNALGDEVEARVQDVCKPNELDKFRMFVGDLDKVVSLLLSLSGRLARVENALNSLEEDATAEERRTLVEKRKLLIRQHEDAKELKENLDRRERAVYEILGNCLQEDSLTDYEHFVKMKSALIIEQRKLEDKIKLGEEQLKCLMDSLPIEQRLAF, from the exons ATGTCTCTTTATTTTGGCTTGTCTTTGAAGTGTCTGTGGAATGTGGTGCCTGACCAGCATGCGGGTACAACTGGTCTCACCTCAAGTCTAATATCGTTGTATGATCTTTTGGATTACACATTTCTTCTTTGTGTCCATTTTGAGCTCCTTCATCCAGATGTTTG GAATATGAAAATGGATATTGTAACTCAGAAAATGCCCTCAGAGAATGACGTGCATGTGGCAAGAAGCTTTCTTACGAAGATTTTGCGAAGTTCCATGAG AAAGAATCACTTTAAAGG GCGGAATGAACCCATAAGCAGGCCTCACTCCTGGCACTCCACCAAGTTCAACGAAAGCCAATCAGAGACTGCCAAAACGCAGTCTCCACCCATACCAGTCTGGCAGACCAGATATGATGCAAG CTCATCCTCGACTGACCTCTCCTCTGGCTGGGAGCAGACAAACCTGCGCAGAGTGTCCGACCAGTTCAGCTCTCACGGCAGTATGGACAGTCTAGAACATGTCTCACACCCGTACTCTGCCGGTCAGCTTTCACCTGCAAAGTCCAACAACAGCATGGAGCATCTCGGAGGAGGGAAACGTGACTCGGCCTACAGCTCCTTCTCCACCAGCTCTGGCACACCAGACTATACCCTCTCAAAGAGCAACGCTGCCTCGACAGAGAACATGCTCTATAAATTCAGTCAGTGGGATGCGGGAGGAAAGCACAACAATGGCAGAAACAGCCAGATTGTGAATGAGGGAGTCAAACAGGATGACAGGGTGGCGTACTTCCAGATGCCAGGAGTTGGTACAGGCTGTGAGGGTCCACAAACTGAGGATTTGGCTGGCTCCCGCCATTCCACTTCAAGCAGAATCAGCTATGGACCTGTTTGGCATGTccctgaaaaaaagaagacagcttccccctctcctcccccaccccctccacctGCACGCAGTGACAGTTTTGCTGCAACAAAAGTACATGAAAGGGGGCTCGTTATAGCTCAGCCTGAAGGACCTGAAGCACATGTTTCCAGTAAGGCTTCAACTGAAAGTCGCCGCAGCCACAACTTATCCCCGAAAAATGACAGTGATGGGTTTTATGTTACATCTGATAAATCAAATCATAACCAGTTCAACTCAAACAAGCAGTACTCCCTGTCCAGCAGTGATGTTCGACAAGGCCAGCCCTCCCATCAGAGACACCATAGTGACAAAGGCACTTTTTATTCTCAGCCCTGGGCTACATCTGTACCAAAGCCACAGAATGTAGGTGGCTACTATTGTAGCATGCAGGAACTGCCTACTAACGGTTCTGGACAACACTTTGGTCAGAACCAGAGAAAAAACTTAAGCACCTCCCTGTCTACTGCTGCCAGTGaccaaaacactgacagcagtGGACATAGCCGATACTACTGTGTCACAACATGTCAGCCTAACCCGCAGCCCATGTCAGGAAAATcagaggacaggaggagtgtCACTGGTGTAGACCTGGCACAGACTGGGACTGAGCAGAACTCTCTGAGCCCACAGACAGTCAACAAAGTGAAGTATCATCTGCCCCAACAGCAGCAACACTCCTCACACATTAAAGACAGCAATGGATACAGCAAGCACCAAGTTACAACTGTACTAGAAACCCATGTAACTAAACCCAGCTCTGATGATAGGGGAAACCAGAgaggacacaacacacaaaatccAGAAGCTCACTTCATGAGTTATCCTTCTAACAGACAGTCTGAACAGCGGAGGTCACTGCCACTCCAACATAGAGAATTACCCCAAGACGTCAGACATTACAGCCAAGTGAGCAACAAGATCTGCCCCCAGGCGACCCCCATGCTTCACTCTCTGTCTATGGACGCTGCAGGCCAGGAGGCGAGAGGCCCAAACTCAGAGGAGTCCATCGAAAGCAAGCAGGCGAGACGCAGTGACCGCTTTGCCACCACATTAAGGAATGAAATCCAGATGAGAAAAGCCAAGCTGCAGAAAAGTAAGAGTGCAGCAGCCCTTCCTGGTAGCGAGGGCGAGACTGAGGACGATCACGATATCTGGAAATCCGCTGAAAACGCCGCCCCTACCTCTGCAGATGGCTCCTTCACCAACACCTACAAGGTTAATCTGAAGGAAGCACAAGCAAGGGTGCTCAAGGCGACATCTTTCAGGAGAAAAGACCTCGAGCCAGTCTTACTTGAGCATCCTGCAGCTGAGGCCTTGCCTAACTACCCATCCTCAGCGCTGACCCGTAAAGATGTCACCCCTCTGCCAACTGTCTCAGAGTCTGTAATGAGTAAATCGGGGCCTGCCGGAGGTCAAGTGACTCGCATTGGTGGTCGAAAGCGCTTTCCTGCAGAAAAGAAGGGAAGGTCTTTCTCTGAACCAGACAAAATCCATGAAGTTGGGGTGAAGGAAGATCTCCCTCACGATGAAAATGCAAGCTCCTCACTAGACAAACAGAGGCGGGTAAAACAAAGGGGGAAGCCCTCTTTTCCCAGTCCGATTCCCGCTAGGAGCTATACTGAGAACCCCACGGAGACAAGGGCCAGAGGTCTTTCCACAACCAGTGAAACAGAGGACACAATAACAGGCAGAGAATACACTGAAGAGGTCCAGGGAGGTCCTTACTCAGCACATAAGCTGTCCATCTTAGACCAGCAAAGGCTGGGCACCTTCGCTGAGTATGAGGCAAAGTGGAATATACAGAAGAAAAACCCAGAAACAAGAGCCTCTGGGCGATACCGGTCAGCTGATAACATCCTGGATCCAGGACCAGAGAGGACCAAAACCACCTGTTTCCACGAGAGATCCCGATCGTCTCCTTCTGCTGACATCTATGGACAG AAGATTCAAGTTCCTGCAAGAAAGTCTGAGACAGAATATTCCCAGACGGAGGAACCTGCTGAACCGCTCAACGCTGCCACAGG GTTCTCTGACAGAGGGCCCGCTGACTGTAAAGTGAGAGAAAAGCCTGTGGAGTTTGAACATTACTCAGCGCCACCCCCTCCGCCCATGACAGGAGCCAACcctgacagcagagacagagctgCCCCGGCTACCGTGAACCACAGACCCACATTTATCTCCCACAGTGTCACAGAGTCTGTTGGACCTCAGCCCGAGGGCCACACCGAGACTCCATCTGGGCTGAGGAGGAAGCCCCCTGTGCTGGAGAACCCACCCAGATGCCCAGAGGTCGACACTGGTTCCCAGAGCGAAATCCTCACCCACAGCTCTCCTAACTCCGCCTCTGCCCCCTCCCACGCTGCAAAGGGAGATTCTGAGCAGGGCAAAGGACTTGTGGACAAAGGACAAGGGGCAGTACATCATCTGTCAACATCCAATCCTCagcctgcctcctctcccccagCTTCCTCCCACAGACACTCAGGGCCTGCAACTATGGAGAGACAGCGCTCTCCATCTCCACAGTTTTCCCCTCAGAGACTCAGTGACAAGCCGCCGCTCTCTCTTCAGGATGAAGACACAAACGG GATGGAGCATGTGATAGAAAACCAAACTTCTGCTGTGAAGAAAGTGCCCATCAGGATTGTCCACTCAGAAGGAGtcacagagaaggagaagagtcCGTTTTTGCAGCACACCGACACTCCTACTGTTGAGGCTGAGGGTCCTGGTGGAACCAGGCTGGGGAGTCTGGGAGCTGCAGGGCAGGACTCGGTCTTCTGCGCCTTTACTCGCCAGAAGGAGCCCGACAGTACGCCGGCCGCTCGGACGGACCCAAAGCATCAGGCAGAGGCATACATGAACACTGTTAAAGATCACATCAACTCTACCGGTCAGCAGCCTGCAGACGAGCCCAGCAGGGTGACCGTAATCTCAGGACTGTCTGAGGATCaaaagagagaggagctggCCAGGGACATCATGGGGAAGGATAAATCACTGGCTGATATTCTTGACCAGAGCAAGATGAAGACCACCATGGACTTGATGGAGGGGATCTTCCCTCAGGAGGAGCAGCTCTTGGAGGGAGCTCACCAGCGCAGGAAGGTGTCCCCGAAACAGACGGTCCCCCGGCCTGCTGAGGAAAG GGAAAAGGAGGACAGTATGGCGGCAGCTGTCACCATGGTGACCAGCTCTACATATTACAGCACATCTGCTCCCAAAGCTGAGCTCCTTCTTCAGATGAAGGACatgcaggagcaggaggaggaagactcTGAAGATGAACTAGACATTGACCTGGCCAACAAGAAG CAAGAGCTGATCGACAGCCTGAGCAAGAAGCTTCAAGTGTTGCGGGAGGCACGGGAGAGTCTTCAGGAGGACATCCTCGACAACAACGCTCTGGGTGACGAGGTGGAGGCCCGAGTCCAGGATGTCTGCAAACCCAACGAGCTGGACAAGTTCAGGATGTTTGTCGGGGACTTGGACAAGGTGGTGAGCCTGCTGCTGTCCCTGTCAGGCCGCCTGGCCAGAGTGGAGAATGCCCTGAACAGTCTGGAGGAGGACGCTACTGCTGAGGAGAGG CGTACATTGGTTGAGAAGAGGAAGCTGCTGATTCGACAGCACGAGGACGcgaaggagctgaaggagaacCTGGACCGCAGAGAACGCGCGGTTTACGAGATCCTGGGCAACTGCCTGCAGGAGGACAGCCTTACGGACTACGAGCACTTTGTCAAGATGAAGTCTGCGCTCATCATCGAGCAGCGCAAGCTTGAGGATAAAATCAAACTGGGCGAGGAGCAGCTCAAGTGTCTGATGGACAGTCTGCCCATAGAGCAGAGGCTGGCCTTTTGA